A stretch of DNA from Natronorubrum halophilum:
GTTCAACCGGTAGCTGGAAACACGAAACAAGTCCAGAACACCACGGAGAAGTCTGGGAGGGACTGATATGACGAAGATTGCCGAACTCAGGCGGTTGCCACGACGGTGTGAACACTCTCCCCCCAGTTTGTCCGCTGTTCTCGAGAAAAAGCGTGACTCGCGCTGAGACGGGAACTCGTGACGAACGGAGAACAGACTCGATTTCCGTGATCTGAGTTGAGAATAACGCGGTTTCTAGTGAATGAGGTGTACACCACACTCATTCACGCCTGTTTGACCCACTGCGGACTAGTAGAGACCTCTAACACATAAACTTTTCCTGTGTCAATAGTTTATTTGATGTGTTGAGGCCCCCACCCTAGGTGTGATGGTTGGAACAGCGGACATGGTGGGGTGGGTGTGGACGGACATTCTTTTATAAACAAAGGAACAGCGGACACTCCGGACGGGGTGGTTTTATTATACGTGACACCAATAGGTCAGGTAATTGGAACTCATCCATGGGAATGTTTGAACGGGATACTGACATCTATAAGGATCGCGATGCGCTTCGCGAAGATTACCAACCGGAGGAACTCGTTGGTCGCGACGATGAGCTCCGTGCTTACCAAACGGCGTTGCAACCAGTGGTCAACGGCGAGCAACCGAACAACATTTTTCTCTACGGAAAGACGGGTGTAGGGAAAACAGCGGCAACGAATTACCTACTCTCCCACCTCAAGGAAGATGTTAAACAGTACGAGGACATCGATTTCGACCTCGTCTTTTTCAACTGTGACGGGCTTACTTCTTCGTATCAAATCGCTACGCGACTCGTGAACGAACTTCGCGATGATTCAAATCAGATCAGTACAACCGGATATCCCCGGTCAAGCGTCTACGAGATGCTGTGGGAGGAACTCGACGATGTAGGCGGGACGATTCTCATCGTCCTCGACGAGATTGACCACGTCAAAGACGATTCCATTCTCTATCAACTCCCACGTGCCCGGGCAAACGAAAATCTTACCAAGGCGAAAACTGGAATTATCGGGATCTCTAACGACTTCTCTTTTCGTGACGATCTCTCACCGAAGGTGAAAAGCTCGCTCTGTGAACAGGAGATCCATTTCCCCGCGTACGATGCAGGTGATCTTCAGCAAATTCTCACCGAGCGAGCAGATGTTGCCTTTTATAACGGCGTTCTCGACGACGCTGTCATTCCTCTCTGTGCAGCATACGGCGCTAAGGATGCAGGAGATGCTCGCCAGTCGATCGATCTGTTAATGAAAGCCGGTGACCTCGCTCGCGACGGCGATACCGAGATCGTGGTCGAGAAACACGTCGAACGTGGTCGTCGGGATCTCGAGCGCGGACGGATCGAGGAAGGCATCAATGGGCTCACCCAGCATGGCCATCTCGTGCTGTACGCCCTGTTAACGCTCGATCTGGAGAATGAAACGCCGGTTCGATCTCGAGATGTCCGCCCACGATACACCCGATTTGTGGAACGAGCCGGTCGGGATCCACTCGTCCCGCGTCGGATGCGTGATCATCTCTCCGAGCTTGCGATGCTCGGCTTGATCTCTGTAACCGAGCGGAATGAAGGTCGGCGAGGGGGAACTTACCGAGAGTACAATCTCGATATGAATGCCAGTCTCATCCTCAACGCTCTTGATGATATCCTCGAGAATGTTGGCATCCACGAGTCCGTCAATCAATATTTCAACGCTGATGACGAGTTCGAAGAGGAACCTGCATTGTCCGACTTTTCGTGAATCAGTATCACATGGATCACACCACTGTGTCCGGAGTAATATCCACACGCATGTCACAGTCCACGAACTCACACCACCATGTCCGGAGTAAAACCGATGAATAGCCAATGAGATGTCTGTTGATCCGCCCCACCCTGTCCGCTATTTCTTGTTCAGATTGAGACCACGTCCGTTTCGAATATACTGAGTATCACACATCCGATGTAATCCATCATATGAATTCGGGACGCCAGTCCACGGGCCCACACCACCGTGTCCGCTGTTTCTCCTTTCCAAATCTGGACGCATTCGATTTGGGAATTCTGAACACCGCCATGTCCGGAGTAATCTCATAATAGACAGTCCCTATTTCCGTCTTCTCGAGTCCTAATCCAATGTCCACACCCCATCGTGTCCAGTGTCTTCTCACAATCTGCGAACCGAACTGCACCCCACCCCACTACGTCCAGTGTCTTGGGTAGCTCGAGAGTCGCAGGACACCCCAGTTTGTCCAGTGTCTTCGCGGCCATTTCGGTACTCGGACGACCACCCCAGTTTGTCCAGTGTCCAAATCACCAGCAGGCGACAGAATACACCCCATCGTGTCCAGTGTCTTTCGGGTGTCAGAGCTCCTGATCGAGACGCTGCTGAACGGCGTCAGTTACCCCCACCATGTCCACTGTCTCGTCGAGAGCGTCGAGCAGGAGATCGGGATTCGTGTCGAGGGCGTACTCGTAATACCGACCACCCGATTCACCTCTGTTCCGCTCTGTACGACTCGCAATCCCTAACATCGAGAGCTCGCCGAGATGGTCACGCATCCGTCGGGGAACGAGCGGGTCAACTGCAGCTCGGCCACAGATAATCTCGTATCGATCCTGCACGTCACGCGCCCGAATCGGTGTATCACCCTCTTCGTGTAACATTAGGAGGGCGTACAACACGAGATGTCCCTGTTGGGTGAGACCAGCAACACCGTCGACGATCCGACTCCGCTCGAGAGACTCTCGAGCCTGGTCGACGTGGTCGACGGTTACCTGCGTGGCGTCCTGTTCGACAGCCACGTCCCCTGCTTCCATAAGCAGATCCAGACTCTGTCGGGCGTCTCCCGCGTCTTTAGCACCGAACGCCGCACACTTCGCGATGACTTCATGCGGCACGACATCGTCGAAAAACGCGATATCAGCGCGTTGGCGAAGGATATCACGGAGTTCATTCGCATTATAGGCAGGGAACTGGAGTTCCTTTTCGCACAGGCTCGACTGGACTTTCGAACTCAGCGACTCGCGGAACTTGAAGTCGTTTGAGATACCGATGATTCCGACCTTCGATTTCTCCAGATTGCCGTTTGCTCGAGCGCGTGGGATCTGGTATAGAATCGAATCATCGTCGATGTGATCGACCTCATCGAATACGATGATGACGGTGCCGCCGATAGCGTCGAGTTCCTCCCAAAGCCACTCGTTGACTTGTCGTCGGGGATATCCGGTCGGCTTCAAATGATCCTCTGGGTCGCGGAGATCGTTGATCAGTTGAATCGCGACCTGATAGCTCGTACTCAGATCCTCGCAGTTCGTACGGATAGTTGTGAGATCGACATCGAATTCAGCCGCGTCGTCTTTGAGTTCCCGAAGAAGATAGCGCGTACAGGCGGTTTTCCCGACGCCAGCTTTGCCATAGAGAAAGATATTCGCAGGCTGATCGCCGTTGATGACGGGCTGCAGGGCCGAAATATACTGCTGTAGCTCTTCATCGCGACCGACAATCTCCTTTGGTTGGTAATCCTCCCGGAGGACATCTCGCTCCTGAAAGATATCCGTGTCAGGCTGGAACAAGCCCATAGTGATCTTGCCTTAGCGTATTTGGGAACCGACATAAAACCATCGTGTCGAGTGTGTCCAGTGTGTCTAGTGTCGCGTTTCTCACCCCCTCTCCCCCACCCCACTATGTCCAGTGTCTTCCCGGAATAGCAAGGGAGACTCCGCTGCCAAAGAACTCTAAACATGAGAAAAGTTTAAAAGGTCTATCCACAAACTAGTCCGAACGATAGCTAATGCAGTAGTGAGTGAATGGATTTCTTGGGTTGGAGTGACTCCAACAGCTTTCCGATCAAACTGGTGCACAAAGACACTGGACACGATGGGGTGGGTGTGTCCACAGCCATCGACTTTCGGAAACCAGAATCGTCGGTGTAACGTTTTTCATTGAAAATGAGGGGTGTCTTCCAAAGTAGCGGAATCGACCGTATCTGTTACATCTGCTCGACAGTGACCCTCTACCGACAGCTTGGCGACCTACACCTTTGTGTTTAAATCACGCAACTATCTTGATAGACGGTCGCAAACCATCGCTGAAACGATGCGAAACGGCACATATTTGTTCGATAGCGTTGCACAGAGTCACAACTACCAGTCCGCGACATTGCCCGAGGCGCGATTGGCATGACGACCGCTGACGCGATCACGCCGCGTGTTTCACCTCAAATGGCTCTGTGAATCGTTAGACTACAGTGACTTTTGGCACTAGATTCGGTGAATCGATGCGATACTCTTGGACAATTCTGGCTACAACTTTCAGCGAATCCATGTTGGCGAAGCAGTCAGATTCATGTACAGGGCCACTAAGACTGTCTAACCCAACACCCTATAGCGATTCACCAGACCTCTCAAGAGATTAGTGGTAACTTATTGACTGCCTCGAGAACGTTTTTTCGCGTCTGAAAAGCGTGAGGAGCCATCAGATGCCTTAAGTTAATTTCCTAATTTCACTTACAATCTCATCAGTGAGACGGTGATTTTCGACCAGATCAGTTTGGAGAAGTAACTCAACTAAGTCAGTAGCTGCGAACAACCGAACCGGATAGGTTGTCGAATTTTCTTTTTGTGCGCTGTGTGTGAAGTGGGAAGTAGTAAAAAACAATCCAATTTCACCATCATCGATCCTAGAAGCCAGTCTGCTGAGTTCTTTCCCAGAGATACTACTGGCCGTGTTTTTTGCCTGTGCCTTGAAATCTACCGTTGTTGCAGTTCCACTCAGATGAGTATCTACAAGGAGATCGATACTCCCTGTGAGATCTACACCCCTATCACCGCTTGGGGGAGTCAACTCTACATTAGTGAATGCGGGGAGTTGTTCGAGAAGAAATTTGAGAAGATACTCGAGTTGGACCCCCTTATTCGGACCGTCGAGACGGTTCCGGATATCATTGAGCAGTTCTTTCTCGTGTCCGTCTGGGTATTGGGTCTCCTTTGCGCGGATGCTGTCTTTGTATATCGAGTACCGTTGAATCCGTCCATCTGACACCCACTGGTTCCAAGCGTCAGGCCCGCCGATATCGACACCAGTCCGGGCCTTTCGATGAATCCATTCCAGACTGGCAGCATCGGTATCTAGGATCGAAAGCTCAATCAAGTAGTTGACAGCCGTTTCGCCCTCATCTTTGTGACGTTCAATTCTGAGATCAGTAATTACGCACACTCCACGGAAGGTGACCTTACCTGATTCTGGCTGTTCAAATAATAACACTGGTGGAGCGTCTGCACGCTTGCCCTGAGCGTAGGTTTCAGTATAGTCTGTTTTGACCCATCTATTACCCGTGGGAGCGTCTGGATCAGGACGATGCCTTGCTTTAGCGTCGCCCCAGTAGTGAGCAATGCCATCAGACATATTGATGACGTCTTCCCATGGGTTTTGAGTCTGAGAGGTGCTGGAATCAGAGTAGAAGACTAGGAACTCGCGTTCACTGGTGTTGGGATTATTAATCGAGCGGATGCCGCCTGAATTTCTTATTCCTGTATCAATTGGTCCGTTCAGCCACGTCTGGAATTCATCTTTCGCTGGGTCCATCGAACTCCGGTATGTCTCATTTACGACGTACTTGTCGCCATAACTGGTCATAGAGCATAGATTCTACCAGGGGTGTTTTGCTCTTATCCTTCAGAGACTGCTGCTCATTTTGTCGATACACTCCCGATACTGTATCCGTGAATTCCATCCTCTATGACAATTCACCTCATTATCGGGGACAGTTGCTATACTGATAGCCCATCTCGCTGAGCACGTCTGCGAGCATTGTCCCAGA
This window harbors:
- a CDS encoding restriction endonuclease, yielding MTSYGDKYVVNETYRSSMDPAKDEFQTWLNGPIDTGIRNSGGIRSINNPNTSEREFLVFYSDSSTSQTQNPWEDVINMSDGIAHYWGDAKARHRPDPDAPTGNRWVKTDYTETYAQGKRADAPPVLLFEQPESGKVTFRGVCVITDLRIERHKDEGETAVNYLIELSILDTDAASLEWIHRKARTGVDIGGPDAWNQWVSDGRIQRYSIYKDSIRAKETQYPDGHEKELLNDIRNRLDGPNKGVQLEYLLKFLLEQLPAFTNVELTPPSGDRGVDLTGSIDLLVDTHLSGTATTVDFKAQAKNTASSISGKELSRLASRIDDGEIGLFFTTSHFTHSAQKENSTTYPVRLFAATDLVELLLQTDLVENHRLTDEIVSEIRKLT
- a CDS encoding orc1/cdc6 family replication initiation protein codes for the protein MGLFQPDTDIFQERDVLREDYQPKEIVGRDEELQQYISALQPVINGDQPANIFLYGKAGVGKTACTRYLLRELKDDAAEFDVDLTTIRTNCEDLSTSYQVAIQLINDLRDPEDHLKPTGYPRRQVNEWLWEELDAIGGTVIIVFDEVDHIDDDSILYQIPRARANGNLEKSKVGIIGISNDFKFRESLSSKVQSSLCEKELQFPAYNANELRDILRQRADIAFFDDVVPHEVIAKCAAFGAKDAGDARQSLDLLMEAGDVAVEQDATQVTVDHVDQARESLERSRIVDGVAGLTQQGHLVLYALLMLHEEGDTPIRARDVQDRYEIICGRAAVDPLVPRRMRDHLGELSMLGIASRTERNRGESGGRYYEYALDTNPDLLLDALDETVDMVGVTDAVQQRLDQEL
- a CDS encoding orc1/cdc6 family replication initiation protein; amino-acid sequence: MGMFERDTDIYKDRDALREDYQPEELVGRDDELRAYQTALQPVVNGEQPNNIFLYGKTGVGKTAATNYLLSHLKEDVKQYEDIDFDLVFFNCDGLTSSYQIATRLVNELRDDSNQISTTGYPRSSVYEMLWEELDDVGGTILIVLDEIDHVKDDSILYQLPRARANENLTKAKTGIIGISNDFSFRDDLSPKVKSSLCEQEIHFPAYDAGDLQQILTERADVAFYNGVLDDAVIPLCAAYGAKDAGDARQSIDLLMKAGDLARDGDTEIVVEKHVERGRRDLERGRIEEGINGLTQHGHLVLYALLTLDLENETPVRSRDVRPRYTRFVERAGRDPLVPRRMRDHLSELAMLGLISVTERNEGRRGGTYREYNLDMNASLILNALDDILENVGIHESVNQYFNADDEFEEEPALSDFS